The following are from one region of the Gemmatimonadota bacterium genome:
- a CDS encoding glucose 1-dehydrogenase gives MDLGLEDKVALVTGASRGIGRAIARVLAAEGCRVAICARTRRQLERAASQIERAAGAGRVLALPLDITEPGAAEKLAQESVRRFGGVDILVNNAGGNRRKPFEETTDQDWQELLELNLLAGLRLSRRLIPHMRERGGGSIIFIASLWGREAGGPGLSLYHASKSAVISAAKIMALELAPAGIRVNSVAPGSILFPGGSWDRRRREEPEGIAHFIRENLPLGRFGRADEVASLVAFLASARASLITGACIAADGGQGRSLI, from the coding sequence ATGGATCTCGGACTGGAAGACAAGGTGGCGCTGGTCACGGGCGCGAGCCGCGGCATCGGCCGGGCGATTGCTCGGGTCCTGGCCGCCGAGGGGTGCCGCGTGGCGATCTGCGCGCGCACCCGCCGCCAGCTCGAGCGCGCCGCCTCGCAGATAGAGCGGGCGGCCGGCGCGGGCCGGGTGCTGGCCCTGCCGCTCGACATCACCGAGCCCGGCGCCGCAGAAAAATTGGCTCAGGAGAGCGTGCGCCGCTTCGGCGGCGTGGACATCCTGGTCAACAACGCGGGCGGCAACCGGCGCAAGCCGTTCGAGGAGACCACGGACCAGGACTGGCAGGAGCTGCTCGAGCTGAATCTGCTGGCCGGGCTCCGCCTGTCGCGCCGGCTGATCCCGCACATGCGGGAGCGCGGCGGTGGGTCCATCATCTTCATAGCTTCGCTCTGGGGCCGCGAAGCCGGCGGCCCAGGCCTCTCCCTCTACCATGCCAGCAAGTCTGCGGTGATCAGTGCCGCCAAGATCATGGCGCTCGAGCTCGCGCCCGCCGGCATCCGGGTGAACAGCGTCGCGCCCGGCTCGATCCTGTTTCCCGGCGGGAGCTGGGACCGCCGCCGCCGCGAGGAACCCGAGGGGATCGCCCACTTCATCCGGGAGAACCTGCCCCTGGGCCGCTTCGGCCGCGCCGACGAGGTCGCCAGCCTGGTCGCCTTCCTCGCCTCGGCCCGCGCCAGCCTCATCACCGGCGCCTGCATTGCCGCGGACGGCGGGCAGGGCCGCTCGCTGATCTAG